A stretch of DNA from Desulfosarcina ovata subsp. ovata:
TCAGGTAGGTGACCGCCCCCACGGTTTCCATGAGGATGCCGCGGCGTTCCGGGTCTCCCAGAGTCGGGGCCTCTTCCACGGTCTCTTTGGCTTCCTTGCACTTCCAGACTTCATTGGCCAGATTGTTGATCATGGGCATCTGCAGCTTGTCGTCCCCCTGGGCCATGGCGGCCATTCTCAGTCGCTCCATGACCGAATAGCTGTACTCCATGCCGTATCCCAGGCCGCCGGTGGTCGGATCGATGATCACACGGTCCATAGGCATGCCCAGGTTCTCGAGCAGGATGTTGACCTGTTTGGCAAGGTTGACGTCAATGGGAGACGAGCTGATGATGGCATGGCCATAACCCATGGCAGCGGCGCCGATGCCCTTGTGGTTCGTGTCCTCCACCGGCCCTATGGTCAGCTGCACATCCTGGCAGTCCTCGGCGATCTGTTTGAACACCGCCTCGTCTTTCTCGTGGTTGGCCACCCCCCAAATGATCAAGGGCACGTCGACGGCACCCAACACCTTTTTAACCGTGGCCGAAGCATCCGCCGGGCTGGCATCGGTACCGTTGGGATCCGTGCTTTTGAGCTGCAGGACGATGAGCTCGGCACCGAACTCGTCCACGCATTTTTTTGCCCATGCGGCTGGATCGGACACCACGTCCTTGAAGGGCTCCAAGGCTGCTGCCGGCCACTCTTCAGGTGCCATGTCCCAGATTTCCATAGCAATTTTTGGTTTGTGGGGCATTTCGCCCTCAAACTGGTAGAATGGGTAGCAGGTCTCGCCTCCGACGGTAATGGCTTTGTCGCCCTTACCGATGGAGATCGGCTTGATCCCCCCTGCATAGGATTCTTTATAAAATTCGAAACTCAAAGTTACCTCCTTATCAGCTACCGGTTAATGATTGAGGTTGACTAAAGTATTGCGGTAATGCGTTGCGTTTTATGGCCAGTGCGCAGAAACACGGCCAGCGTCTGGTGTTTTCAGGCCCCCTTTCTTAAGGTAATTTTTTTTATATGCGGTATCTACAACGGTAGATATGAAGCGGAAGGGTATGGGGGGACACAGGAAGCGGATATGGTCAA
This window harbors:
- a CDS encoding acetyl-CoA decarbonylase/synthase complex subunit delta, producing the protein MSFEFYKESYAGGIKPISIGKGDKAITVGGETCYPFYQFEGEMPHKPKIAMEIWDMAPEEWPAAALEPFKDVVSDPAAWAKKCVDEFGAELIVLQLKSTDPNGTDASPADASATVKKVLGAVDVPLIIWGVANHEKDEAVFKQIAEDCQDVQLTIGPVEDTNHKGIGAAAMGYGHAIISSSPIDVNLAKQVNILLENLGMPMDRVIIDPTTGGLGYGMEYSYSVMERLRMAAMAQGDDKLQMPMINNLANEVWKCKEAKETVEEAPTLGDPERRGILMETVGAVTYLMAGSDILIMRHPESIRLVKAYIDAIMDGGSLADLAPIAKRLEGVSVDLAALAPEPDLTIEEEKKAAKPAAKAAPKAAAKPAAPAAKPAAPKADETPAPEREIDTVAKNLGLDLEKLLAAKSCTREDIEHTAEQHNLTLEQTLKKLGGM